From a region of the Citricoccus muralis genome:
- a CDS encoding substrate-binding domain-containing protein yields the protein MLAIRTGRSMLVTTGALLAVGALVAGCSSGSAGDSTQPTNASVEGNTEEGETVVVGFSGPAADHGWLGAINAAATAEAEQYGDIDFRVAEGTNDANLQISQVEQFINDGVDAIVLLPTDGAALTAVATKAMEAGIPVVNVDREFSSPAAARTTILGDNYGMGQSAGNYICEQMSDTPDAVVAEVAGIDSLPLTQDRSQGFADALEACGLDVDNRVAADFTVQGGEAATSQLLAAAPEIDALWNHDDDQGIGVLSAIDNAGRDEFIMVGGGGSANAMREIQSGESVLQATVIYPSTQAADGVRLARLIAQDKAMSDLVEVEVPKRIVLNAPVVTSENVEEYLPTAFES from the coding sequence ATGCTCGCAATTCGAACCGGACGGTCAATGCTCGTCACCACCGGCGCCCTCCTGGCGGTCGGTGCACTCGTCGCCGGCTGTTCATCCGGATCAGCCGGTGACAGTACCCAGCCCACCAATGCCTCCGTGGAGGGAAACACTGAGGAGGGCGAGACCGTGGTCGTGGGCTTCTCGGGCCCCGCGGCAGACCACGGCTGGCTCGGGGCCATCAACGCCGCCGCCACCGCCGAGGCGGAGCAGTACGGTGACATCGATTTCCGCGTGGCCGAGGGCACCAACGACGCCAACCTGCAGATCAGCCAGGTGGAGCAGTTCATCAACGACGGCGTGGACGCCATCGTCCTGCTCCCCACCGACGGTGCCGCCCTCACGGCCGTCGCCACCAAGGCCATGGAAGCCGGGATCCCGGTGGTCAACGTGGACCGCGAATTCTCCAGCCCGGCAGCGGCCCGCACCACGATCCTCGGGGACAACTACGGCATGGGCCAGAGCGCCGGGAACTACATCTGCGAGCAGATGAGTGACACTCCGGACGCCGTCGTCGCGGAGGTGGCCGGCATCGACTCCCTGCCGCTGACCCAGGACCGCAGCCAGGGCTTTGCCGACGCTCTGGAGGCGTGCGGCCTCGACGTGGACAATCGCGTGGCCGCCGACTTCACGGTCCAGGGAGGCGAGGCCGCCACGTCTCAGCTGCTCGCAGCCGCCCCGGAGATCGATGCCCTCTGGAACCATGACGACGACCAGGGCATCGGTGTCCTGTCGGCTATCGACAATGCCGGCCGCGATGAGTTCATCATGGTCGGCGGCGGCGGCTCCGCCAACGCCATGCGGGAGATCCAGTCCGGTGAAAGCGTCCTCCAGGCCACGGTGATCTATCCGTCCACCCAGGCGGCCGACGGGGTCCGGCTGGCGCGGCTGATCGCCCAGGACAAGGCCATGAGCGATCTGGTGGAGGTGGAGGTCCCCAAGCGGATCGTCCTGAACGCCCCGGTGGTCACCAGCGAGAACGTTGAGGAGTACCTCCCCACCGCGTTCGAGTCGTAG
- a CDS encoding sugar phosphate isomerase/epimerase family protein, with protein sequence MRVDLACQSAAFTTDPFSEEFTRSLPVLKDAGYRRVVLGPLDPSSRGIEALGQRIHDAGLAPITMAVQSPEANVMSDEPTVRRRGFEQLCRFVDMTGRMGGDQLNGVPYGVHGDTTARPAEGTLANTAQLVGDVADEAAAAGVLMTFEVVNRYETAVLNTAAQAVRFVELSGSRNLKIHLDTFHMAIEEPDLVGAVAHALPHLGYLEFGQSSRGLLSKGSLDLARVLEEVQTLGYAGRFGVEGFSRAVMQEPVADALKIWDTTFRTGEEFVRDAAGLFV encoded by the coding sequence ATGCGGGTGGACCTGGCCTGCCAGAGCGCGGCGTTCACCACGGACCCCTTCAGCGAGGAGTTCACCCGCTCGCTTCCAGTCCTGAAGGACGCCGGATACCGGCGCGTGGTGCTCGGCCCGCTGGATCCGTCCAGCCGCGGGATCGAGGCCCTCGGACAGCGGATTCACGACGCCGGCCTGGCCCCCATCACGATGGCCGTCCAGTCCCCGGAGGCGAACGTCATGTCTGACGAGCCGACCGTGCGCCGGCGCGGATTCGAGCAATTGTGCCGGTTCGTGGACATGACGGGGCGGATGGGCGGGGACCAGCTCAACGGGGTGCCCTACGGCGTCCACGGTGACACCACCGCTCGGCCCGCAGAGGGAACGCTCGCCAACACGGCGCAACTGGTGGGTGACGTGGCTGATGAGGCCGCCGCCGCCGGGGTCCTCATGACCTTCGAGGTGGTCAACCGGTACGAGACCGCCGTGCTGAACACCGCGGCCCAGGCCGTGCGGTTCGTGGAGCTCTCCGGCTCGAGGAACCTGAAGATCCACCTGGACACCTTCCACATGGCCATCGAGGAACCGGACCTGGTCGGGGCGGTGGCCCATGCCCTGCCCCACCTCGGGTACCTGGAGTTCGGGCAGTCCTCCCGCGGACTGCTCTCCAAGGGTTCCCTGGACCTGGCCCGGGTCCTGGAGGAGGTCCAAACCCTGGGCTATGCGGGCCGGTTCGGCGTGGAGGGATTCAGTCGTGCCGTCATGCAGGAGCCGGTGGCCGATGCGCTGAAGATCTGGGACACCACCTTTCGCACGGGCGAGGAGTTCGTCCGTGACGCTGCCGGCCTGTTCGTTTGA
- a CDS encoding ABC transporter permease, which yields MATTETVSAAPLPQDRPDETREERKSLSQMVLQSGTIIALVGLIVIFGVLSPSGFLSLGNLTNILAQVAILTIIAGAQTIVMVTGHFDLSVGTTATLSGASASAFMLSGLPVPVAIILGLLVGLGVGMINGFLVAFLNISAIVATLATLTTVGGLAFIVTDGTTLYGMPEVFFWVGQSRIAGLPMPVVIALVVALVIWVVLKYTTVGRRWYAVGGNADVARLSGVSVRSNVFWAFALAGLVSGLGGIVLVSRLSSASATSANDYMMLAVAAVFLGMTLSNSGQANLGGTLVGVGIIGVLQNGLNIVGVNTYVQQVLTGIIIVAAVLLSSFKSRRA from the coding sequence CGCCATTGCCTCAAGACCGGCCCGACGAAACCCGTGAAGAGCGCAAGTCCCTCTCTCAGATGGTGCTCCAGAGCGGCACCATCATCGCCCTGGTGGGGCTGATTGTCATCTTCGGAGTCCTGAGTCCCAGTGGATTCCTCAGCCTGGGGAACCTGACAAACATCCTGGCCCAGGTCGCCATCCTGACCATCATCGCTGGGGCCCAGACGATCGTCATGGTCACCGGGCATTTCGATCTCTCGGTCGGCACCACGGCCACCCTCTCCGGAGCCAGCGCCTCGGCCTTCATGTTGTCCGGTCTCCCGGTACCCGTCGCCATCATCCTGGGGCTGCTGGTCGGACTGGGAGTGGGCATGATCAACGGCTTCCTGGTGGCCTTCCTGAACATCTCGGCCATCGTGGCCACCCTGGCAACCCTGACCACCGTCGGCGGTCTCGCCTTCATCGTCACGGACGGCACCACCCTGTACGGCATGCCCGAGGTCTTCTTCTGGGTCGGCCAGTCCCGCATCGCCGGCCTGCCCATGCCCGTGGTGATCGCCCTGGTCGTCGCCCTGGTCATCTGGGTCGTGCTGAAGTACACCACAGTCGGCCGCCGGTGGTACGCGGTCGGCGGTAATGCAGACGTGGCTCGGTTGTCCGGCGTCAGCGTTCGCAGCAACGTGTTCTGGGCCTTCGCCCTGGCCGGCTTGGTCTCCGGGCTCGGCGGCATCGTCCTGGTCAGCCGGCTGTCCAGCGCCAGCGCCACCAGCGCCAACGACTACATGATGCTGGCCGTGGCAGCGGTGTTCCTGGGCATGACACTCTCCAACTCCGGCCAGGCCAACCTCGGCGGAACCCTCGTGGGCGTCGGCATCATCGGCGTCCTGCAGAACGGCCTGAACATCGTGGGAGTCAACACCTACGTGCAACAGGTGCTGACCGGAATCATCATTGTCGCCGCCGTGCTGCTCTCCTCCTTCAAATCACGCCGGGCGTGA
- a CDS encoding NrtR DNA-binding winged helix domain-containing protein: MSPERDDLLAYPRPSVAADVVLLTVADGELNVVLRKRDQGSHAGEWMLPGTMLRERERLGDAVLRCLDTRMHIQGRSPRQLHVFDDPARDERGWVLTVTHLDVLPLSALTLGLQHGHGQLRPVSQVHGLPFSHDEIIAWAVKMVRWEYGQAPDPWNLLDSQFTMTQLRQAHDAVAGAVHQKDTFRRTMEPLLEALEERAVPPGGNGLGRPARIYRKRPDGYQPVLIMA, from the coding sequence ATGTCCCCGGAACGCGATGACCTGCTGGCCTATCCCCGCCCGTCCGTGGCGGCCGACGTCGTGCTTCTGACCGTGGCCGACGGGGAACTGAACGTGGTCCTGCGGAAGCGGGACCAGGGCAGCCATGCGGGGGAGTGGATGCTGCCGGGCACCATGCTGCGCGAACGCGAGCGGCTGGGTGACGCGGTGCTGCGGTGCCTGGACACGCGGATGCACATCCAGGGCCGCTCGCCGCGGCAACTGCACGTCTTCGACGACCCGGCCCGGGACGAACGCGGTTGGGTGCTGACCGTGACCCACCTGGACGTACTGCCGTTGTCCGCGTTGACGCTGGGTCTGCAGCATGGCCATGGCCAGCTGCGACCGGTGTCCCAGGTGCACGGCCTGCCCTTCAGCCACGACGAGATCATCGCGTGGGCCGTGAAGATGGTGCGCTGGGAGTACGGCCAGGCCCCGGACCCGTGGAACCTGCTGGACTCCCAATTCACCATGACCCAGCTTCGCCAAGCCCATGATGCCGTGGCGGGAGCCGTCCATCAGAAGGACACCTTCCGGCGGACCATGGAGCCGCTCCTCGAGGCACTCGAAGAGCGGGCCGTGCCGCCAGGCGGCAACGGCCTGGGCCGTCCGGCCCGGATCTACCGGAAACGCCCGGACGGGTACCAGCCCGTGCTGATCATGGCCTAG
- a CDS encoding NAD(P)-dependent alcohol dehydrogenase: MKIEALVVEEKNAPFVREELELEQPGPGEVLVRVVASGVCHTDAITQAGDMPLPLPGVLGHEGSGVVEAVGEGVDSVAVKDHVIMGWPYCGHCRNCRRGEHRYCDLLGPAVASGRRFIGPQAGTSAYTRADGSAISGHFFGQSSFATYALANANALVTVDPEVPLELVGVLACGITTGAGAILNTARPAAGESVVVYGAGAVGLAAVMAARNTPTTTIIAIDLHDSRLDLATRYGATHVINSGRENALERILEICGGPADYAVDCTGVVAVIEEAAEAIGMIGTLILIGGAPAEARFSLDHQRTLWGKHVVGTLGGSGTSQDLIPALIALYQQGRFPFDELVRYYDFDQVDQAFADSKTGETIKPVLRIG; this comes from the coding sequence GTGAAGATCGAAGCACTGGTTGTCGAAGAGAAGAACGCCCCCTTCGTCCGGGAGGAGCTCGAACTCGAGCAGCCGGGCCCCGGCGAGGTCCTGGTGCGGGTGGTGGCCTCCGGGGTGTGCCACACGGACGCCATCACCCAGGCAGGGGACATGCCCCTGCCGCTGCCCGGCGTGCTCGGCCATGAGGGCTCGGGGGTGGTGGAGGCCGTCGGCGAAGGCGTGGACTCGGTGGCGGTGAAGGACCACGTCATCATGGGCTGGCCCTACTGCGGCCACTGCCGGAACTGCCGCCGCGGCGAACACCGTTACTGTGACCTGCTCGGTCCGGCCGTGGCCAGCGGGCGGCGGTTCATCGGTCCGCAGGCCGGGACCTCGGCCTATACCCGTGCCGATGGCTCGGCAATCTCCGGGCACTTCTTCGGCCAGTCCTCCTTCGCGACCTATGCGCTGGCCAACGCGAATGCCCTGGTGACGGTGGACCCGGAGGTGCCACTGGAGCTGGTGGGCGTGCTCGCCTGCGGCATCACCACCGGTGCCGGTGCCATCCTGAACACCGCCCGTCCCGCCGCCGGCGAGTCGGTGGTCGTCTACGGCGCGGGTGCGGTGGGACTCGCGGCGGTCATGGCGGCCCGGAACACCCCGACCACCACGATCATCGCCATCGACCTGCACGACTCCCGGCTGGACCTGGCCACCCGCTACGGTGCCACCCACGTCATCAACTCCGGCCGCGAGAATGCCCTGGAGCGGATCCTGGAGATCTGCGGCGGTCCGGCGGACTACGCCGTGGACTGCACCGGGGTGGTGGCCGTGATCGAGGAGGCCGCCGAGGCGATCGGGATGATCGGCACGCTGATCCTGATCGGTGGGGCGCCGGCCGAGGCCCGGTTCAGCCTGGATCACCAGCGGACCCTGTGGGGCAAGCACGTGGTGGGCACTCTGGGCGGCTCCGGGACTTCCCAGGACCTGATCCCCGCCCTGATCGCGCTCTACCAGCAGGGCCGGTTCCCCTTCGACGAGCTGGTCCGGTACTACGACTTCGACCAGGTGGACCAGGCGTTTGCCGACTCCAAGACGGGCGAGACCATCAAACCGGTGTTGCGGATCGGCTAG
- a CDS encoding sugar ABC transporter substrate-binding protein, producing the protein MRTRLKIITGLAAAAMLGLTGCSAPGADAGAAGSSGGSGDDGTFTVAAFTAGYATPGGKLTLDKFVEEGKAKGWDITLYTSDFDYDKINSDMQSAITQGVDVILAGFPDPRQIAPLVNSAESADIPIFSIDGGVEPNEDFVEDVTFDQDQLASLTVGALEEAMGGLEGKDVMVIGHDPHIGIMTRSNLAYDMLEEAGANIAGGEMKQALNPGTSQEEALKFVTDFLQANPDGLDGVWVGWDHAALGAAQAIDEAGRDDIYVTGVDALGVAVEEIKKDGPFYASVHQDWFSVVDVVVEDIEAYRADGTLPEENFVEVEGELIDRDNAADFTPSM; encoded by the coding sequence ATGCGCACTCGACTGAAGATCATCACCGGCCTCGCCGCGGCCGCCATGCTCGGCCTGACGGGCTGCTCGGCCCCCGGCGCTGATGCCGGAGCAGCGGGAAGTTCCGGAGGCTCTGGCGATGACGGCACCTTCACGGTCGCCGCCTTCACCGCCGGCTACGCGACGCCCGGCGGCAAACTGACCCTGGACAAGTTCGTGGAGGAGGGCAAGGCCAAGGGCTGGGACATCACCCTGTACACCTCCGACTTCGACTACGACAAGATCAACTCGGACATGCAGTCCGCCATCACCCAGGGGGTAGACGTCATCCTGGCGGGCTTCCCCGATCCACGCCAGATCGCCCCGCTCGTCAACTCCGCCGAGTCCGCGGATATCCCCATCTTCTCCATCGATGGCGGGGTGGAACCCAACGAGGACTTCGTGGAGGACGTCACCTTCGACCAGGACCAGCTCGCCTCACTCACCGTGGGCGCGCTCGAGGAAGCCATGGGCGGCCTTGAGGGCAAGGACGTCATGGTGATCGGCCACGATCCCCACATCGGCATCATGACCCGCAGCAACCTCGCCTACGACATGCTCGAGGAGGCCGGGGCCAACATCGCCGGCGGTGAGATGAAGCAGGCCCTGAACCCGGGCACCTCCCAGGAGGAGGCGCTGAAGTTCGTCACCGACTTCCTGCAGGCCAACCCGGACGGCCTGGACGGCGTGTGGGTCGGTTGGGACCACGCGGCGCTGGGCGCCGCGCAGGCCATCGACGAAGCCGGTCGGGATGACATCTACGTCACCGGCGTGGACGCGCTCGGCGTGGCCGTCGAGGAGATCAAGAAGGACGGTCCGTTCTATGCCTCCGTCCACCAGGACTGGTTCTCCGTCGTCGACGTCGTGGTCGAAGACATCGAGGCCTACCGGGCTGACGGAACCCTGCCTGAGGAGAACTTCGTCGAGGTCGAGGGCGAGTTGATCGACCGCGACAACGCAGCGGACTTCACCCCGTCCATGTGA
- a CDS encoding sugar phosphate isomerase/epimerase family protein yields MARNYTLFTGQWVDLPLEEVARLASGWGYDGLEIAVSGGHLDAWRWDDDDYIAERLGILERYGLSVWAISNHLTGQAVCDDPIDFRHQAIVGDRVWGDGDPEGVRQRAAEELKNTARLARRLGVDTVVGFTGSSIWQYVTLFPPVPGHVIDAGYQDFADRWNPILDVFDECGVRFALEVHPTEIAYDYWSTVKTLEAVGHREAFGLNWDPSHMMWQGIDPVAFISDFADRIYHVDCKDTRMRMGGGRNGVLGSHLPWGDPRRGWDFVSVGRGDVPWEDAFRSLAAVGYDGPISIEWEDAGMDRLHGAPEALAVLRKLDFPAPSASFDAAFEQRR; encoded by the coding sequence ATGGCACGCAACTACACACTGTTCACCGGCCAATGGGTCGATCTGCCCCTCGAAGAAGTCGCCCGCCTCGCGTCCGGCTGGGGCTACGACGGATTGGAGATCGCGGTCTCCGGCGGGCATCTCGACGCCTGGCGCTGGGACGATGACGACTACATCGCCGAGCGCCTTGGCATCCTGGAGCGGTATGGGTTGAGCGTCTGGGCCATCTCGAACCACCTGACGGGTCAGGCGGTCTGCGACGATCCGATCGACTTCCGCCACCAGGCAATCGTCGGCGACCGGGTGTGGGGCGACGGCGACCCGGAAGGCGTCCGTCAGCGGGCGGCCGAGGAGCTCAAGAACACCGCACGGCTGGCACGGCGGCTGGGAGTGGACACCGTCGTCGGGTTCACCGGGTCCTCCATCTGGCAGTACGTGACCCTGTTCCCACCCGTGCCTGGGCATGTCATCGACGCCGGCTACCAAGACTTCGCCGACCGGTGGAACCCCATCCTGGATGTCTTCGATGAGTGCGGGGTGCGGTTCGCCCTAGAGGTGCATCCGACTGAGATCGCCTACGACTACTGGTCGACGGTCAAGACGCTGGAAGCCGTGGGCCACCGCGAGGCGTTCGGCCTGAACTGGGATCCGAGCCACATGATGTGGCAGGGGATCGATCCGGTGGCGTTCATTTCCGATTTCGCCGACCGGATCTACCACGTGGACTGCAAGGACACCCGGATGCGGATGGGCGGAGGCCGAAACGGCGTGCTCGGCTCACATCTGCCGTGGGGCGATCCGCGGCGCGGCTGGGACTTCGTCTCGGTGGGACGAGGTGATGTGCCGTGGGAGGACGCGTTCCGCTCGCTGGCGGCGGTCGGCTATGACGGGCCGATCTCGATCGAGTGGGAGGACGCCGGGATGGACCGGCTGCACGGTGCACCGGAGGCCCTCGCGGTGCTGAGGAAGCTGGACTTCCCGGCGCCGTCCGCGTCCTTCGACGCGGCGTTCGAGCAACGCCGATAG
- a CDS encoding SDR family NAD(P)-dependent oxidoreductase — protein MMSTTDQALPAHGTDRLLDLFSMRDDIVVVTGASSGIGRAAAEIYADAGATVVVLGRDQGRLDEVRDAITATGGTAHAFAADLAAPGAVDEVLERIVAEVGRPTVVVANAGIAGGGSYRTEGGAIGRYADEEWRDVVATNLHGTFETVRAAARVLPDHGRILVTSSTAGLRTDPMVSYAYGATKAGIINLARQAALELAPRGIRVNVIAPGPFKGTRIGGDAVLDEAGERMWEETIPLARMGTMAEIQAPMLFLVAPGNSFVTGAVLAVDGGALALSHTMF, from the coding sequence ATGATGTCCACCACTGACCAAGCCCTCCCCGCCCACGGAACCGACCGGCTCCTCGACCTGTTCTCGATGCGCGACGACATCGTTGTGGTCACCGGGGCCTCGAGCGGCATCGGCCGCGCTGCAGCCGAGATCTACGCCGACGCCGGTGCCACCGTCGTCGTGCTCGGCCGGGACCAGGGCCGACTGGACGAGGTTAGGGACGCGATCACCGCCACCGGGGGCACGGCCCACGCCTTTGCCGCCGACCTGGCCGCGCCGGGCGCCGTCGACGAGGTGCTGGAGCGGATCGTGGCCGAGGTGGGCCGTCCGACGGTGGTGGTGGCCAATGCCGGCATCGCCGGTGGCGGCAGCTACCGCACGGAGGGCGGGGCCATCGGCCGGTACGCGGACGAGGAATGGCGGGACGTGGTGGCCACCAACCTCCACGGCACCTTCGAAACCGTCCGCGCCGCCGCCCGTGTGCTGCCGGACCACGGCCGGATCCTGGTGACCTCCTCCACCGCCGGGCTGCGCACCGACCCGATGGTCTCCTATGCCTACGGCGCCACCAAGGCCGGGATCATCAACCTGGCCCGGCAGGCCGCCCTGGAACTCGCGCCCCGCGGGATCCGCGTCAACGTCATCGCCCCCGGCCCCTTCAAGGGCACCCGGATCGGCGGGGACGCCGTGCTGGACGAGGCGGGGGAACGGATGTGGGAAGAGACCATCCCGCTCGCCCGGATGGGCACCATGGCGGAGATCCAAGCACCGATGCTCTTCCTCGTGGCACCCGGCAACTCGTTCGTCACCGGCGCCGTCCTGGCCGTGGACGGCGGTGCCCTGGCCTTGTCCCACACCATGTTCTGA
- a CDS encoding SDR family NAD(P)-dependent oxidoreductase, which yields MTTLTNKVLLITGGASGIGRATVRRCAEKGAKVIVADLNLAGAQSVADEVAAAGGTAHAVAVDVSDFAAVEQAVQSAVDAFGRLDGIFNNAGIAGGKPLLDHDPAKDYHPMIRIDQDGVYYGILAAARQFVKQGGGGVIVNTSSIYGEQAAELSFTYSAAKAAVISFTRSAAYELAEHGTRVLAITPGRANTAIIQQFPQKLRDLFASEQLRNKMTEPEEIANVVAFLFSEESNAMNGTVVNVDDGYSVFKHRFELPEF from the coding sequence ATGACGACCCTGACGAACAAAGTCCTCCTCATCACCGGCGGAGCGAGCGGCATCGGCCGCGCCACCGTGCGCCGCTGCGCCGAGAAGGGTGCCAAGGTGATCGTGGCCGACCTGAATCTCGCCGGTGCCCAGTCGGTGGCCGACGAGGTCGCTGCGGCCGGTGGCACGGCACACGCTGTGGCCGTCGATGTCTCGGACTTCGCCGCCGTCGAGCAGGCCGTGCAGTCAGCCGTGGACGCCTTCGGCCGGCTGGACGGCATCTTCAACAACGCGGGCATCGCCGGCGGCAAGCCGCTGCTGGACCACGATCCGGCCAAGGACTACCACCCCATGATCCGAATCGACCAGGACGGCGTGTACTACGGCATCCTGGCCGCGGCGCGGCAGTTCGTGAAGCAGGGCGGGGGAGGGGTCATCGTCAACACGTCCTCCATCTACGGCGAGCAGGCTGCTGAGTTGTCCTTCACCTACAGCGCCGCCAAGGCCGCCGTCATCTCCTTCACCCGCTCGGCCGCCTACGAACTGGCTGAGCACGGTACCCGCGTGCTGGCGATCACCCCGGGACGTGCGAACACTGCGATCATCCAGCAGTTCCCCCAGAAGCTGCGGGACCTGTTCGCCTCCGAGCAGTTGCGCAACAAGATGACCGAGCCGGAGGAGATCGCCAACGTGGTCGCCTTCCTGTTCTCCGAGGAGTCCAACGCCATGAACGGCACCGTGGTGAACGTGGATGACGGCTACTCGGTGTTCAAGCACCGCTTCGAGCTGCCGGAGTTCTGA
- a CDS encoding Lrp/AsnC family transcriptional regulator, with protein MDAINREILSLLQEDGRMSATVLAQKVGLSLSACHRRLKDLEQSRAIERYRAVVSPEAIGLHFEAIVFVTMGRTDVETVGAFEAAAREIPEIVEAQRLFGEPDYLLRILTPDLAAYQQLYDTALGSLPGVQRLGSTMVMKRIRGGETLPIP; from the coding sequence ATGGACGCGATCAACCGGGAGATCCTCTCCCTCCTGCAGGAGGACGGGCGCATGAGCGCCACCGTGCTGGCCCAGAAAGTCGGCCTCAGCCTCTCCGCCTGCCACCGCCGGCTCAAGGACCTCGAGCAGTCGCGGGCGATCGAGCGCTACCGAGCCGTGGTCTCCCCGGAGGCCATCGGCCTGCACTTCGAGGCCATCGTCTTCGTCACCATGGGGCGTACCGACGTCGAGACCGTCGGCGCGTTCGAGGCCGCCGCGCGGGAGATCCCGGAGATCGTCGAGGCCCAGCGGCTTTTCGGCGAGCCCGACTACCTCCTGCGCATCCTCACCCCGGACCTGGCGGCCTACCAGCAGCTCTACGACACCGCCCTCGGCAGCCTGCCCGGCGTCCAGCGCCTGGGCTCCACCATGGTCATGAAGAGGATCCGCGGCGGGGAGACCCTCCCGATCCCGTAG
- a CDS encoding Gfo/Idh/MocA family protein, with the protein MPRPVPPLRIALIGHGFMGAAHSQGWRVAPRFFDLSARPEMTLLVGRQAAGVEAAAARWGWAETATDWRAAIEREDIDVVDIVTPGGSHAEMAIAALQAGKHVLCEKPLANTLEEAAAMAEAAERTGANVFAMIGFTYRRVPAAAFARDLVRSGAVGEVRQVRAAYLQDWLYDAEAPLTWRLQKEHAGSGALGDLGAHAVDLSQFITGQKVAGVSGILNTFVEERPLPESASERGRVSVDDAALFTARFDGGAIGSFEATRMATGRKNSLRIEVSGSLGAIAFDLEDYNSLGFYDATAPGTRQGFTDIMVTEPEHPYMSAWWPTGHALGYEHGFVHQARDFVEAVTEGRQPEPSFADGYQVQRVLDGVQRSAEHCSAWTATG; encoded by the coding sequence ATGCCCCGCCCCGTACCACCACTGAGGATCGCCCTGATCGGGCACGGTTTCATGGGAGCCGCCCATTCGCAGGGATGGCGGGTGGCGCCCAGGTTCTTCGATCTGTCTGCCCGTCCGGAGATGACGTTGCTGGTTGGCCGTCAGGCCGCCGGCGTCGAGGCCGCCGCCGCCCGGTGGGGGTGGGCGGAGACCGCCACGGACTGGCGGGCCGCCATCGAGCGTGAGGACATCGACGTGGTGGACATCGTGACCCCCGGCGGATCTCACGCCGAGATGGCCATCGCCGCACTGCAGGCCGGCAAGCACGTGTTGTGCGAGAAGCCACTGGCGAACACCCTCGAGGAGGCTGCGGCGATGGCCGAGGCCGCTGAACGGACCGGGGCGAACGTCTTCGCCATGATCGGGTTCACCTACCGCCGGGTGCCTGCGGCGGCTTTCGCCCGCGATCTCGTCCGGTCCGGTGCTGTCGGCGAGGTCCGCCAGGTCCGTGCCGCCTACCTGCAGGACTGGCTGTACGACGCCGAGGCACCCCTGACCTGGCGGCTCCAGAAGGAGCATGCCGGCTCCGGCGCACTCGGTGACCTGGGAGCCCATGCCGTTGACCTGTCCCAGTTCATCACCGGCCAGAAGGTGGCCGGCGTGAGCGGCATCCTGAACACGTTCGTCGAGGAACGGCCCCTCCCGGAGTCGGCGTCGGAGCGCGGCCGGGTGTCCGTGGACGATGCCGCGCTGTTCACCGCCCGTTTCGACGGGGGTGCCATCGGCTCCTTCGAGGCCACCCGCATGGCCACCGGGCGCAAGAACTCCCTGCGCATCGAGGTCTCCGGATCCCTCGGCGCGATCGCGTTCGACCTGGAGGACTACAACTCGTTGGGCTTCTATGACGCGACGGCCCCCGGCACCCGGCAGGGCTTCACCGACATCATGGTCACTGAGCCCGAGCACCCCTATATGTCCGCCTGGTGGCCCACCGGTCACGCACTCGGCTACGAGCACGGCTTCGTGCACCAGGCCCGGGACTTCGTCGAGGCCGTCACCGAGGGTCGGCAGCCCGAGCCCTCCTTCGCCGACGGCTACCAGGTGCAGCGCGTTCTCGATGGCGTCCAGCGCAGCGCGGAACACTGCAGTGCCTGGACGGCGACCGGCTAG
- a CDS encoding LysE family translocator codes for MAQFWLVAVLLALTPGADWAYAISAGLRARSVVPAVAGMVTGYALVVTLVAVGAGALVTQYPAALTVLTLAGSVYLLHLGITTLVARTEAPSASAEPLGTGPLSQFLRGAGISGINPKGLLLLLALLPQFTSGGGAWSSTTQMFALGSLHVANCAVIYLVVALLAKRILRSRPRISAAVVKVAGILMTLIGASILVEQGLAVL; via the coding sequence ATGGCACAGTTCTGGCTCGTGGCGGTACTGCTCGCCCTGACGCCGGGGGCCGACTGGGCGTACGCGATCTCCGCCGGCCTGCGCGCGCGGTCCGTGGTGCCCGCCGTGGCCGGCATGGTCACCGGCTACGCGCTCGTGGTGACCCTCGTGGCCGTGGGTGCCGGTGCCCTCGTGACGCAGTACCCCGCGGCACTGACCGTGCTGACCCTGGCCGGGTCGGTGTACCTACTCCACCTCGGGATCACCACTCTGGTCGCACGGACGGAGGCGCCCTCCGCCAGCGCCGAACCATTGGGGACCGGCCCGCTGTCCCAGTTCCTCCGGGGCGCCGGGATCAGTGGAATCAACCCCAAGGGGTTGCTCTTGCTGCTCGCGCTCCTGCCCCAGTTCACGTCGGGTGGCGGAGCCTGGTCCTCGACAACCCAGATGTTCGCCCTGGGGAGCCTGCACGTGGCCAACTGCGCGGTCATCTACCTCGTGGTGGCCCTGCTGGCGAAGCGGATCCTCCGCTCGCGGCCCCGCATCAGCGCCGCCGTGGTCAAGGTCGCCGGGATCCTGATGACCCTGATCGGGGCCAGCATCCTCGTCGAGCAGGGGCTGGCTGTCCTCTGA